The following are encoded in a window of Bacillus oleivorans genomic DNA:
- a CDS encoding cupredoxin domain-containing protein, with protein sequence MRFLVLTKKSLITGLAVLVLALIGSFLFFMSSGDEPVFGFLQASNEEVRDIHLITAEFKTKTADGKEMEAYRWDPGTIFIEKGEKVNLKLYGINGMEHPFYIEGTDIKGTVRKGEETVVPVQFDKEGVYKLICTTHQGDAPMVGYIIVD encoded by the coding sequence ATGCGCTTTTTAGTATTAACGAAAAAAAGTTTAATAACTGGCCTAGCGGTACTGGTACTCGCATTAATTGGGTCATTCCTGTTTTTTATGAGTTCCGGTGATGAACCGGTGTTTGGTTTTTTACAGGCGTCCAATGAAGAGGTTAGAGACATCCATCTCATTACAGCTGAGTTTAAAACCAAAACCGCTGATGGAAAGGAAATGGAAGCCTATCGCTGGGATCCGGGGACTATTTTTATTGAAAAAGGCGAAAAGGTTAACTTGAAGCTTTACGGAATCAATGGAATGGAACATCCTTTTTATATAGAAGGGACTGATATAAAAGGAACAGTGAGAAAAGGAGAGGAAACTGTAGTACCGGTTCAATTTGACAAAGAAGGTGTTTATAAGCTTATTTGTACCACTCACCAAGGAGATGCACCGATGGTTGGTTACATCATAGTAGATTAA
- the pfkB gene encoding 1-phosphofructokinase, protein MIFTCTLNPSVDYVIEIEEVIMGDLNRAQKTSFYPGGKGINVSRVLRNLGMPSTALGFAGGFTGKFIQEFLDHEGIQHTFIEHNEPTRVNIKLKTDEETEINGQGPAITEEQQQRLLKQIETITPNDVLVLAGSLPPSMPENFYEKAAAYCRDREIPFVADTGGKVLQHLLPYKPFLIKPNQHELSDLLHVKIHTIEDVLEYGDALLEQGPENILVTLGGHGAVFMNREVKAVAAVPIGKLKNSVGAGDSTVAGFLAVYLETGDVLAAFKTAVACGSATAFSEDLCTKEEMDQLLSQVQIDVIQKNGA, encoded by the coding sequence ATGATTTTCACATGTACGTTAAACCCTTCGGTTGATTATGTTATCGAAATTGAAGAGGTGATCATGGGCGACTTAAATCGTGCGCAAAAGACCTCCTTTTATCCAGGCGGAAAGGGAATCAACGTATCCCGTGTCTTGCGAAATCTTGGGATGCCTTCGACCGCGCTTGGATTTGCAGGCGGTTTTACTGGTAAATTCATTCAAGAATTTTTAGACCACGAGGGAATTCAACATACTTTTATTGAACATAATGAGCCTACCCGGGTGAATATTAAACTGAAAACGGATGAGGAAACAGAGATTAATGGGCAGGGTCCGGCAATCACGGAAGAGCAGCAACAGCGGCTTTTAAAACAAATAGAAACGATTACGCCTAACGATGTTTTAGTATTAGCTGGAAGTTTGCCGCCTTCCATGCCGGAAAACTTTTATGAGAAGGCAGCAGCTTATTGTCGCGATAGAGAAATCCCTTTTGTAGCAGATACAGGAGGTAAAGTACTCCAGCATTTATTGCCCTATAAACCTTTTCTAATCAAGCCGAATCAGCATGAGTTGAGTGATCTGCTCCACGTGAAAATCCACACTATTGAGGATGTACTTGAGTATGGTGATGCTCTATTAGAGCAAGGACCTGAAAACATCCTGGTGACACTCGGCGGGCATGGGGCAGTTTTTATGAATCGAGAAGTGAAAGCTGTTGCTGCTGTCCCAATAGGCAAGCTGAAGAATTCGGTAGGGGCTGGGGATTCAACAGTAGCAGGCTTTCTAGCGGTTTATCTGGAGACAGGTGATGTCTTGGCAGCATTTAAAACGGCCGTAGCTTGCGGGAGTGCAACTGCTTTTTCCGAGGACTTATGCACAAAAGAAGAAATGGATCAGTTGCTTTCGCAAGTTCAAATTGATGTAATACAAAAAAATGGTGCCTGA
- a CDS encoding CsbA family protein produces the protein MVEKVIAALFLPAILVVLFSRITYSSVVGLIVTVALITASAYKGFTHTWYVNVIDALSLTAGFWYARRMLQALKNKPKEEEM, from the coding sequence ATGGTTGAAAAAGTGATAGCCGCTCTGTTTTTGCCAGCCATATTAGTTGTTCTTTTTTCGAGAATCACGTATAGTTCTGTTGTGGGTCTGATCGTTACGGTTGCTCTCATCACAGCTTCTGCCTATAAAGGCTTTACGCACACTTGGTATGTGAATGTGATCGATGCATTATCGTTAACGGCTGGATTTTGGTATGCACGGAGAATGCTCCAGGCATTAAAGAATAAACCAAAGGAAGAAGAAATGTAG
- a CDS encoding aminoglycoside 6-adenylyltransferase: MNVHKKYEILTEKFVSWAKENDNIRAALILGSRARKDKPADRWSDLDVVIIADQPEALLFQTNWLAQMGNPCITFLEKTAVSDNVERRVLYDDGLDVDFSVVPSYFLKEMATSQEIQGVLARGYKVILDKDNVFKNMKFESFSLSEHQKPNLSEFLNEIHDFWYHAVWTAKKLRRGEILVGKTCCDQYMKHLLLKMIKWQVSAKANWQNIDIWHGSRFFEQWVSSAVLEKLKSVYSRYEEDDIWQALHQTMKLYREIAVETASLLGYDYAHLADETAAKIVIKLDQEREK, encoded by the coding sequence ATGAATGTTCATAAAAAGTATGAAATATTGACGGAAAAATTCGTTTCTTGGGCGAAAGAAAATGATAATATAAGAGCGGCATTGATTTTGGGTTCTAGGGCCAGAAAGGATAAACCGGCAGATCGTTGGTCTGATCTGGATGTAGTTATTATTGCTGATCAGCCGGAAGCCTTATTATTTCAAACGAATTGGTTAGCTCAGATGGGAAATCCATGTATAACTTTTTTAGAAAAAACAGCAGTAAGTGACAATGTGGAGCGAAGAGTACTCTATGATGATGGATTGGATGTTGATTTCTCTGTAGTTCCAAGTTATTTTTTAAAGGAAATGGCTACATCACAAGAGATTCAAGGTGTATTAGCACGTGGCTATAAAGTTATACTCGATAAAGATAACGTTTTTAAAAACATGAAATTTGAATCATTCTCTTTATCTGAACACCAAAAACCTAACCTGAGTGAATTTTTAAATGAAATCCATGATTTTTGGTACCATGCAGTGTGGACTGCCAAAAAACTTCGGCGGGGAGAAATTTTAGTTGGAAAGACCTGCTGTGATCAGTATATGAAGCATTTGCTGCTTAAAATGATTAAATGGCAAGTGTCCGCAAAAGCGAATTGGCAAAATATAGACATCTGGCATGGAAGCCGGTTTTTTGAACAATGGGTGAGTTCAGCAGTTTTGGAAAAACTAAAATCGGTTTACTCACGCTATGAAGAAGATGATATCTGGCAGGCTTTGCACCAAACAATGAAGCTTTATCGGGAGATTGCAGTGGAGACAGCTAGTTTATTAGGATACGATTATGCTCATTTAGCTGATGAAACAGCTGCTAAAATAGTCATAAAGCTTGATCAAGAACGAGAAAAATAG